DNA from Tachysurus fulvidraco isolate hzauxx_2018 chromosome 16, HZAU_PFXX_2.0, whole genome shotgun sequence:
TGCATCAGAAAGCCTTTATGCTTCCCGGGGTCTCCATTGAACTTGTCCGGGAAAGCGAGCAGAGGATTAGCGATCGCGGGAGCTGCATACGAAGTAGTAGGCGGGAGCACTGGTGGTGGTGAGGGGTTGGACGCCCCAGACATTCCTCATAAATTCTGCAGCGCTGTGATGAGTTCTCCGGTGAGCGAGGTGAGCCGCGTCAGCTAAGGATGGTGGCCGGCGAGTTGCTGGGCTTGAGCGGACAGCTCCGTCGCGAACTGGGAGATGGCTGCTGGATCGTTTGAtggcgaagtcttctgtaaaGAAGTGTCGTAAGACTgtggatccatttgcagcttttattGAATGGACTcgtaaacaacaggcagagaTCAATGACGGCAAACACAACAGGGCAGGTGCGGCAAAGTAcgtaaaactctgtgtgtgtgtgtgtgtgtgtatacctcagtatctccagtgtacagtgtggattcttcagtccattagagagcagcttcactcctgaatcctgcagatTATTGtgactcaggtccagttctctcagtctggaggagtttgagctgagaactgaggacagaactctacagcttttctctgtcagattacagtcacacagactggaagagaaatgatgaagtgtttgatttatttatctgatagtgaattgaggtgtttccatcagtgagaaataaagtgtggacctgaacacaaggttctaatatcaggataaaaatataacatgaacatctgtgtataaacttggacagatccatgtgtctcagctcatatgagacgatgtatttaactttctgtaaGAAGATAATAACAGAGACGTCACTCTGAACAAACACGTCTCTATTTCTATCAAAGAGATTTCcatacagtgtgttcagcagctctggggaaagttctgctggagaacatttacgcatttacacactgtcctttactgctgcattacagtgtgttcagtgtgtagatctgtgtacattgtacacacttttactttgtgttacaaacattttcaggaaTATTTTTGGTCCCattgaacaacagaaacaggtcGATAAAATGGTAGCAGCTCCATGAGGACAGATAACACCagagaaattaatttattgtcCTCACTGTAAATAGGagtagtattgtgtgtgtgtaagagtattTACACAGGGAATTTGCTTTTTTGGGAAACACCTGAGCTGACAGAAGATTTTGAGCACACTGTTAGAGCTATTTAGAGACCAGTGTGATGTTTCTGGAGgataaaagcttttttattaattacttctgTTTGTCATGACATCTTTATGTAAATGCTGTACAACACTTTAGTATGACTAGAGTATTAGaatgttattaaatgtgtgtaatgtacacTGATCTACACAATGTGTTCTGATGTGAGTAGTGATGTAAATCTTTCAGTATTTTCACAGAGACAATAAAactgttggtggtgttttttaataaccttcacacacagagacacatcccATAATACCCTCAATACACAgatcaaataaataagtgtttctCTATGTGGTGTGAATTAGCTTTGTTCTGATGGTGATATTTATCACTATTGaccctgtttttgctctttggatTATTGCTTCTTCAGATTTGTGGATGTGATTTGTTCTCCTCATGGACTGTTTGTTACACTTATTTCAGACTCGGCCTGTTTTTTGACCCTGCCTTTGCTTActgattttggattgtttgtcttatcttttcttcattaaaacttCTTCACATGGATTTTACCTACTCTTCATTACAGTGTTCATGATCACCTGCGTACAGTGtagatctctttttctctccttccaaCCGATTCTTTCCCTTCACCACATTCACGCCTAATTCACCTTTTCTGTAAACTGTTTCCACATTTCGCTCTTCAGCTGCTGTTACATGAATAAGTCACAATAACTCCCATTTACCTTGTATAGAGTTTTAGTGTCACTAAACACAAATGTTCTGTGCTGTGCAGCTGTTCTTTGCTCAGGgttttaaatgatctgtaacTAAGTTCCAGTTCTGATCACATTTCCATTCTTGTTCTTCTTGacctgagtgcagcttttgattcTGTAGACCAGGATATTCTTCTACACAGACTTGATCACTGGGTAGGTCTCTCAGGACCAGTACTAAACTGGTTCACATAATACTTGTTTGCTAGTGTTCTTTGAAGGTGTGCCACTGAAGGCGCTCTGGGACACTGGATCACAGGTGACCATCAATGACGAGTGGAAAAATACCTGCCTTCCCCATCTATAGACACAGAGCCTGAGTGAACTATTGAGTGAAGGTGAAACCCTCATTGGTCAAGCAGCAAACCAAACCGACATTCCCTTCTCTGGATGGGTGGAGCTGAAACAACAACTAGGGCCAAAAAGAGGGGCTCAGGTAGAACTGAAAGTGCCAGTGCTTGTCTCAAAGGTGTGGGGAAGCCTCCAATCATTGGCTACAATGTGATACAGCATCTGGTGTCAAAGGGAATGGAGCAGCATCCTGATGTCCTAGAAGTGGTAAAGGAAGCTTTCTCATTAAACTGCAGAAAATCTGTTGCACTGATCCAAATGATGCAGAACGGGGACCAAGTGGAAAGAGAGGGAATAGTAAAGGTGGGAAGGATAAATATAATAGTGGCAGAAGGACAGACAACAACAGTAAGTAGTAATGCTAGGACTGGTCAGCTTGCTGCAAAACAGGAAGTCCTGTTTGAACCAGAAGATAACCCACAGTGGCCTGAGGGGCTAAATGTAGCCAGGATGGGTAGTCTTCCGAAGGTGAACTTAACAAAAGTACAGATCCCAGTTACCAACAGCAGCAATAAGGATATTACTCTCACTCCTCGTTCAGTCCTGGGGTGAGTGCAGCAAGTCAGAGCCATATACCCAACCCGTCATTGTAACATCAGACTGGAATGTCAGTAGTGGTGATGGGATTGCACAATAGCAGTCACAGAAAGTAGAGAGGGGACAGGTGTACACCGCATTGTCGGCACAGTCCAAGATGTTAACAAAGAGCTGTGGGACCCACTAGTGTTGATAGATTACCTGACACCTGAACAACAAAGGAAAGTTCAGCAAATGCTGAGAGAAGATTGTGAAGCATTTGCAGAGGATGATGTGGGGTGCATCCCATCACTCCAGCTGAAAATCAGGCTGAGTGACATGTCTCCAGTAAAACGTATGTATGTCTCTGTGCCAAAACCACTACACAATGAGGTAAAAGCATATCTGAAAGACCTCTTAAATAAGAAATGGATTAAGAATTCTCCTTGTGCATCCCCAGTAGTCTGTGTGCGAAAGAAGGATAGCAGTCTTCGCCTCTGTATAGACTACCGGGAGCTTAATCGCAAATCCATCCCAGACCATCATCCCATCCCTAGGGTGCAAGACATGCTGAACAGTTTAAGTGGGTGTACATGGTTCTCAGTCCTGGATCAGGGGAAGGTGTATCATCAGGGATTTGTGGAAGAGGGCAGCCGACCCTTTACAGCTTTCATAACACCTTGGGGCCTTTATGAATGGGTCCGGATCCCATTTGGCTTGTCCTCGGCTCCTGTTGAGTTTCAGTGCAGTATGGAGGAATGTTTGCTGGGACTCAGAGAGAACGCCTGTCTTCCATTCTTGGATGATAACCTTGTACACAGTAAGACATTCGAGGAGCATCTCAGTGATGTCAGAGAAGTACTACGCCGGTACCAGAGTCATGGGGTAAAGCTTACAGCTAAAAAGTGCGAGCTTTTTAAGTCTGAGATAGTCACGTGccgtcacatgacgtgaccagaatacccgtggggcagttcccccattgtgctgagtgttttgatatgtcacatgtccgtgttgtgcaaatttttgatttcgcttgttttgggggcggggctacaagtgacatcatgtggtgtcgagtgacgtcaccagaatacccggtggggtgccaatacttttggcaaaaagtggctactgagggtttggacatttcatgtcaatactgcagtcattatgggattctatttattatactttaagTATAATTATACTGCATAGTgcatgtattttgtgtgtgtgagagcttagaggattTTTcagaattccctattcaagtctatgggatgttcgaccgtcgactacgggaaaaccaaaaattccgtcggaactccgaaataaaaacttcgtccggagtaaggtcctaaagaacctttccgagttcggtgtaaatcgctcgaaaacattccgagttataaacctcaaaaatttataatggaagtctatgggaaaaaggccactttgagcttccgggaatgccggaattccgatcgcttagaaaaatagaagcaacaaacttcagaccagggtctacgacatatccgaatttggtgcatgtggctcgaaagtcctaggccgcatttttttaaataattttttgtctaataataataataataataataataataataataataataataatacgcttataacggaaatcagaatgttggcttctacaaagccaacataataaacaaacccATCAAATCATGCACGTCTAcaacttcatttatttcagcacTAGACAGTTTTATTGTCAATTGTGAAGTCACTCATGAAGACAACATGACAATTCATTTGGAGTTCCATAAAGATCTATTTTAGGAGCCTTGCTTTTCTCCCTCTACATGTCTTATGTTCAAACACATGAAATCAGTTTGTATAGTTATGTAGATGACGCACAAGTTTATATATCAGTGTCACTGTGTAATCAAGAGCTAATTAACAAACTGATTACATGCTTGAATGAAACATCTGACTGGATGTCACAGAACTTTCTACAGTTAAACCAGGATAAAATGGAGATATTAATTgtaggagaaaaagaaaaaagagaaaacttgATGAGCTGGGATACGGGTTAGAAATCTGGGTGTAATAGTCGAATCTGACCTCAGCTTTGTTCCTCACATCAATAATATCTCTAAAGTCAAATTTTATCATTTGAGGAACACTGAAAgaatttgtccattttaatgtaaagaagaaacagaaaaatgttttcTACATACATTAATTccaagtagattagattaatgtaacgctctcttttatgtatttcacataaaaccctttatacattacagttagtaaccaaatcactcctattgtacaggaactgtactggttaactgtgacatccacaatcattttaatatcatctcaaatatttatttatcatcaacaaatgctgacttccttaaggtgaattttaataagaagaagcttcagtcaaactgcttttagtgttgctgctcccaggatgtggatctcactctcagtgtttatccatcagtcgccttcactaaatacatttacaaagcagcttaaacactgtgtgtgtgtgtgtgtgtgtgtgtgtgtgtgtgtgtgtgtgtgtgtgtttgtatgtatgtgtgtgtgtatgagtgtgtgtgtgtatatgtgtctgtgtatgtgtgagtgcatgtgtgtgtgagtatgagtgtgagtgtgtgttactgtgtgtttgtgtgagtatgtgtgtgtgagtatgagtatatgtgtgtgtgagtgagtgtgagtgtgtaacgtgtctgtctgtattttccccttgtttctgtctgttgtctctccctggtgttaattgtttgccccgcccactcattgctcaccatggacactaattacattccatctcttccccaggtgtcttgtctttgtctctaatcgtctctgctttgggattggctcctgtctactatatttactctgtctgttcacttccctgttttTGGTcgttgtttgtggttgtgttggtgtttggtctgtgtcgttctctgttcctgttcagtgtcccgatctgttttgcctgcctactgtttgtttgtgttttgtttattaaaaccttaaactgcatttggatcctcactcgcctttgtctcaccgtgtcagaCTGTGacagagtgaatgtgtgtgtgtgtatgtgtgtggctatgtactgtatgtgtgtgtgtgtgtgtacctcagtatctccagtttacagtgtggactcttcagtccatcagagagcagcttcactcctgaatcctgcagtttattgttactcaggttcagttctctcagactggaggagtttgagctgagaactgaggacagaactctacagctttcctctgacAGATCACACTcccacagactggaagagaaattatgaaatatcagaacactgatctcaaacacataaacacagccataatccagctaaagttgaagatgtaacagaaatgtcagtgtgtttgtgtcacacacacaaatcagaggacaggacaccacatcagcacatttacaggagcagggacgtctttctacactccacaatctctcagctacaatttattataagaccattaggtcatgtacataacacacacacgtgagagcgagcagcctacaaacactacactctgatctgaTGAGTACAGGTGGTGTGTTCACATAAATGAAtcttgatcatgatttgtattttttataaaatatagatatgtaaaaatctctcatcgatcataaacaatgtaaataaaggatattataaagaacattgtactgtttactacagatgtcactgttactatttcaacacaacttagtgaacccttctttctccacagagtaaatgggatcatgtctttcatgcctccacaactgagaaatgaacgtggggttttcttctcaaatctgagctccttccctgcttacagagtgacgtcacatcagcacgactgcacacagcatcagaaataaacaaagtcaaacttcttacctttaaatgagtcacactgtatatacacaagtattagctttagatggatcaacatacagacattcgtttgttaaatctaaaacactgactataaacatagcaggaaatctaacTCACCTTGTAGGTAaaaatctaacacaacactactgtgtgttacactaaaggatttgtgtagttgggcttcagggggctataagtgacatggtagaaTGTAGTGTACCAATGTGAAATATTTGATCAGTACATGTTcaatgatgaacagagaacaaaaccagtctgttatcaatgttgtacaacaaaaatatagattcactacagctgcttataaatacaaacacagtccacagctcaatgtctccaaaatccacagaaagttttgttgtaaaaaaatcttagtagaaacaattaaaatattattctttacaatactataaccaaagtaaagtattaggccttgcataAGACATATggaggtgatgttgtaggccaaagatgtttattgtaatcatgaacttagtaaaagtaaccagattcggggctgtcaggcctagtcagtctaagcacatttgtaataacaactgcaaacttgttatgtagaatggaaaagacattggttcacagacctaggccctgagaactaaggggaggaaaatccataaatgggcatgtggtgcccataaacttgttgtgcagactgaagaaggcccaggtgtttagtctggggtcatgaaaaataagggaaggaaaatccataaatgggcatatgggtgaaaggtaatgggaaataaggggaaattgggtcagtgtgtttagaaaacaggaggtgattccggtaaataaggtgttatggcacctgggctcctaggagcgccagggtatatattgagaagatatctggggctcgggggcgaaggtgtgtgtgcgtgggggtGCGTGTGCGGGCGCGTGTGCGGGCGCGTGTCCgtgggtcaaggtgggtgtttttatttttgcaaggacgtcgcgagagttcttgtttttcttgattgattttgcatgacatgctctttttgggggttttcatttgttacttttaatttggcaatatCTCTTAAAAGtatgttggctgattgaccataataaagaagtttgctcattctcatccaggtctgaggagccatattgatcccattttgtcagtctgatgtttttctcatctgtgagagttttgttaaacgtcactttcaatataaaccgaacagaaaaagtctttcactggtgtttagttcagaaatgtctttagttattaaatgcatgcagttattttgtatagatacttttacataaattttagagaacacttaatgtttcatgattcatatataaaagctataaaatgcctcatatgatgttataagatgttgtccatgtggcccagccctcagttcagatataacgttagtgtaaaaagtgaaacaatcttccgtaaaagtaccagaggtttgtgtaaaaatgattagaggaactattaacacacagtaatccaaacagtgcagttcagtgttacattaaaataataaaccatgcagtaatacagttataaataaaaatactcactcagcttttctggaggctttgaccactggcagcagcctcaGAAGACCTTCATGTGATGGATAATATTcacacaaattaaacacatccagcttctgttctgaggtcagtaacacaaacaccagagctgaccactgagcaggagagagactgGTGTCACTGAGACGACTGAAACCTCCTCTGTTCAGGTACTTTtttacttcctgcactagagaatcatcattcagttcattcagacagtggaacagattgatggatttctctgcaGATGGATTCtgcctgatcttctccttgatgtacttcACTGTTTCCAGTTTGCtttgagatctgcttcctgtctgtggcattaagtctcgtaaaagagtttgattggtctccagtgagagacccagaaggaagcgtaggaacaggtccaggtgtccattctcactctgtaaggccttgtccactgcactcctgaggagctcagacatgtttgacttcctgaaaagatcagacagaccagaggtttgatgttctgttacatttctgctgatgaaggagaaaaatgtgtacaaagcagccagaaactcctgaaaactcagatgtacgaagctgaacaccttccccaggtgaagcccaaactcctctctgaagatctgggtacacactcctgagtacactgacacttctctgacatcaatgccacactctctcaggtcttcctcataaaagatcaggtttcctttctccagctggtggaaagccagttttcccagtgccatgatactctctctggtctgctgaggatcagggtcacatttctgatggtacttttggtccttgtgtttgatctgaaagatcaggaagtgtgtgtacatttgagtcagagtcttggggatctctccaccctctgcttcacccaacattctctctagaacagtggctgagatccagcagaagactggcatgtggcacatgatgtagaggctccttgaagacttcaggtgtgtgatgattttattggccaggctctgatcactgatcctcttcctgaagtactccacTTTCTGAgaatcactgaagcctcgtacctctgttacctggtctacacactcaagagggatctgattggctgctcctggtcttgtggttatccagaggagagcagagggaagcagattccccttgatgaggttcgtcagcagcacatccactgaggctgactctgtcacatcacacacactctcattcttctggaaatttagaggaagtcgacactcatctagaccatcaaagatcaacaccactttgtaggagtcacagtctattgattctagttttcttatttcagGGAAAAAGTGATAAAGAagattcatcagactgagattttgctgcttcatcagattcagctctctaaagggaagtggaaacatgaaggtgacgtcctgatttacttctccttcagcccagtccagaatgaacttctgcacagagactgtttttccaattccagcaactcctttagccagcacagttctgatggacttgtctttaaagatctcattacatttgatgggtttctcctgtgttgctggtctcctggacactgcctcaatctgtctcacctcatgttcattattgatgtctccactccaaccctctgtgatgtagagctcagtgtagatctcattcagaggtgctgagcttccatgctgtgagattccttcattaattcttttaaacttatctctcagattggacttcaactttgtctgatacacagaggcg
Protein-coding regions in this window:
- the LOC125138991 gene encoding NACHT, LRR and PYD domains-containing protein 12-like, producing LANKIITHLKSSRSLYIMCHMPVFCWISATVLERMLGEAEGGEIPKTLTQMYTHFLIFQIKHKDQKYHQKCDPDPQQTRESIMALGKLAFHQLEKGNLIFYEEDLRECGIDVREVSVYSGVCTQIFREEFGLHLGKVFSFVHLSFQEFLAALYTFFSFISRNVTEHQTSGLSDLFRKSNMSELLRSAVDKALQSENGHLDLFLRFLLGLSLETNQTLLRDLMPQTGSRSQSKLETVKYIKEKIRQNPSAEKSINLFHCLNELNDDSLVQEVKKYLNRGGFSRLSDTSLSPAQWSALVFVLLTSEQKLDVFNLCEYYPSHEGLLRLLPVVKASRKCDLSEESCRVLSSVLSSNSSSLRELNLSNNKLQDSGVKLLSDGLKSPHCKLEILSLCDCNLTEKSCRVLSSVLSSNSSRLRELDLSHNNLQDSGVKLLSNGLKNPHCTLEILSLRDCNLTEESCRVLSSVLSSNTSSLRELDLSYNELQASGVKLLSDGL